Proteins encoded together in one Halorubellus sp. JP-L1 window:
- a CDS encoding LEA type 2 family protein, with the protein MGADAAGEGGTGSSLAATLQSLFLGSIPRVVGTVVLSLVVVAAVAFAAGAVGVPSVTSFQNEFAGVDDSTTTIASDIQVSNPNPIGAGFLGVSGEYAIAMNDVRMANGSTGSVEMAPGNSTIELETTLDNDRIPAWWVSHVQRDEQTAVNVNATVDSELLGQSVPVERTRTIETDMLSSFNSTETRPVNSSSPLVSDPLLYVNETRAQWGEVTDERTGIVVDFYIYNPKDYAIPVSKLNYTIDMNDVRVGAGENTEEKVLAPNSLTRVRTVTHIQNDNLDEWWVTHVERDQVTDVVIDFGATLDVAGTEIVIPLEDATHRETIETDIFGTKDESSTEDATAGNETDGGSDDDSTSDGTSSDGGDGTTSEGDDGTTADGDDTTTESDDTTSEDGDDTTSEGGDGTTTTDDGGIIPHVAPGRVHPETVA; encoded by the coding sequence ATGGGTGCAGACGCAGCAGGCGAAGGTGGAACGGGCTCGTCGCTCGCCGCGACGCTCCAATCGCTGTTCCTGGGCAGTATCCCACGGGTCGTCGGAACCGTCGTGCTCTCGCTGGTCGTCGTGGCAGCGGTCGCGTTCGCGGCGGGCGCGGTCGGCGTCCCGAGCGTGACGAGCTTCCAGAACGAGTTCGCGGGCGTCGACGACTCGACGACGACGATCGCGTCGGACATCCAGGTGTCGAACCCGAACCCGATCGGCGCGGGGTTCCTCGGCGTGTCCGGCGAGTACGCGATCGCGATGAACGACGTCCGGATGGCGAACGGGTCGACGGGCTCGGTCGAGATGGCGCCCGGGAACTCGACGATCGAACTGGAGACGACCCTCGACAACGACCGCATCCCGGCGTGGTGGGTGAGTCACGTCCAGCGCGACGAGCAGACGGCCGTGAACGTGAACGCGACCGTCGACTCCGAGCTGCTCGGGCAGTCCGTCCCGGTCGAGCGGACGCGCACGATCGAGACGGACATGCTGTCGTCGTTCAACTCCACGGAGACACGGCCCGTGAACTCGAGTAGCCCGCTCGTGAGCGACCCGCTCCTGTACGTGAACGAGACGCGCGCGCAGTGGGGCGAGGTCACCGACGAGCGCACGGGTATCGTCGTCGACTTCTACATCTACAACCCGAAGGACTACGCGATCCCCGTCTCGAAGCTGAACTACACGATCGACATGAACGACGTGCGCGTCGGCGCGGGCGAGAACACCGAAGAGAAGGTGCTCGCGCCGAACTCGCTGACGCGCGTGCGGACGGTGACGCACATCCAGAACGACAACCTCGACGAGTGGTGGGTGACCCACGTCGAGCGCGACCAGGTGACTGACGTCGTCATCGACTTCGGCGCGACGCTCGACGTCGCCGGGACCGAGATCGTCATCCCGCTCGAGGACGCGACGCACCGCGAGACCATCGAGACCGACATCTTCGGGACGAAGGACGAATCCTCGACCGAGGACGCCACGGCCGGGAACGAGACCGACGGCGGCAGCGACGACGACAGCACCTCCGACGGAACCAGCTCCGACGGCGGCGACGGCACCACCTCCGAGGGCGACGACGGCACCACCGCAGATGGTGACGACACGACGACCGAGTCCGACGACACCACGAGCGAGGACGGTGACGACACCACATCCGAGGGTGGAGACGGGACGACGACGACAGACGACGGTGGCATCATCCCGCACGTCGCTCCCGGTCGCGTCCATCCGGAGACGGTCGCGTAG
- a CDS encoding phosphate uptake regulator PhoU, with protein METRKVQRLGPSTLAMTLPAEWASEHDVEKGDEVSLRMGGKGTLTVMPESANSEETEAVIHAGDLDADAVERAIVAQYVLGRRVIRIENEDGALDSEQINAVYRAETQLMGLGVIEETPESIAIRCSVDPEDFTLDNLLERLESTGSTMRGEAVKALAHGNPDLAQRALNRERQANKIFVLMLRLIFTAYQNPNLARAVGLADGFPLIGYRSIAKNLELTADNAEDIADIVLEAEGHTLNVDQGTMRRIREFTEQVDELTALAVESAVTRDYQKTIAARELFHEIGDREREILDDLPEMDNEDLLQVREVLVSLQQTAQYAMRNAEIAVNLALNEESDHTTIN; from the coding sequence ATGGAAACGCGCAAAGTGCAGCGGCTCGGGCCGTCGACGCTGGCGATGACGCTCCCCGCGGAGTGGGCGAGCGAGCACGACGTCGAGAAGGGCGACGAGGTGTCGCTCCGCATGGGCGGGAAGGGCACGCTGACGGTGATGCCGGAGTCCGCGAACAGCGAGGAGACGGAGGCGGTCATCCACGCGGGCGACCTGGACGCGGACGCCGTCGAGCGCGCGATCGTCGCGCAGTACGTGCTCGGGCGGCGCGTCATCCGCATCGAGAACGAGGACGGCGCGCTCGACTCCGAGCAGATCAATGCCGTCTATCGCGCCGAGACCCAGCTGATGGGCCTGGGCGTCATCGAGGAGACGCCCGAGAGCATCGCCATCCGGTGCTCGGTCGACCCGGAGGACTTCACGCTCGACAACCTCCTGGAGCGCCTCGAGTCGACGGGGTCGACGATGCGCGGCGAGGCCGTGAAGGCGCTCGCGCACGGCAACCCGGACCTCGCACAGCGCGCGCTGAACCGCGAGCGGCAGGCGAACAAGATCTTCGTCCTGATGCTGCGGCTCATCTTCACGGCGTACCAGAACCCGAACCTCGCTCGCGCGGTCGGGCTCGCGGACGGGTTCCCGCTCATCGGCTACCGCTCGATCGCGAAGAACCTCGAGTTGACGGCTGATAACGCCGAGGACATCGCGGACATCGTCCTGGAGGCGGAGGGCCACACGCTGAACGTCGACCAGGGGACGATGCGGCGCATCCGCGAGTTCACCGAGCAAGTAGACGAACTGACGGCGCTCGCCGTCGAGTCCGCGGTGACGCGGGACTACCAGAAGACGATCGCGGCCCGCGAGCTCTTCCACGAGATCGGCGACCGCGAGCGCGAGATCCTCGACGACCTCCCGGAGATGGACAACGAGGACCTCCTGCAGGTCCGCGAGGTACTCGTCTCGCTCCAGCAGACCGCGCAGTACGCGATGCGGAACGCGGAGATCGCGGTGAACCTCGCGCTGAACGAGGAGTCCGACCACACGACGATCAACTGA
- a CDS encoding ATP-NAD kinase family protein — MRVGFVVNPIAGMGGRVGLKGTDGKVAEARERGAEPRAPERARAALSALRARGDGVTVVTAAGEMGADAARDAGFDPEVVYEYDPDPEGASATSAADTRAAVRAFVDAGVDIVLFVGGDGTAVDVARALEAAGDGTVEVPMLGVPAGVKIYSSVFGVTPKDAGRVVASFDAVADREVNDIDEAAYREGEVRTTLRAVVPVPVAEAVQSSKQVAGGSVDGVASGFANDVEDGVTYVLGPGGTVGAIKRELGFEPSPLGVDVYRDGEVVLRDGTEAEILDALGEENVVVVSPIGGQGFVFGRGNHQISPAVIERSSVEVVASPSKLDDVGVLRVDTDDEAVNGSLRGWQKVRVGRYEHRLLKVV; from the coding sequence ATGCGAGTCGGGTTCGTCGTGAATCCCATCGCGGGGATGGGGGGCCGCGTCGGGTTGAAGGGGACCGACGGGAAGGTCGCGGAGGCGCGCGAGCGCGGCGCGGAGCCGCGTGCGCCCGAGCGAGCGAGGGCGGCGCTGTCGGCGCTCCGAGCGCGCGGCGACGGCGTGACGGTGGTGACGGCGGCGGGCGAGATGGGTGCGGACGCCGCGCGGGACGCGGGCTTCGATCCGGAGGTCGTCTACGAGTACGACCCCGACCCCGAGGGGGCGTCGGCGACGTCGGCGGCGGACACGCGCGCGGCGGTCCGCGCGTTCGTGGACGCGGGCGTCGACATCGTGCTGTTCGTCGGCGGCGACGGCACCGCCGTGGACGTCGCGCGAGCGCTCGAGGCGGCCGGCGACGGCACCGTCGAGGTCCCGATGCTCGGCGTGCCCGCGGGCGTGAAGATCTACTCGTCCGTGTTCGGCGTGACGCCGAAGGACGCGGGCCGCGTCGTCGCGTCGTTCGACGCGGTCGCGGACCGCGAGGTGAACGACATCGACGAGGCCGCGTACCGCGAGGGCGAGGTCCGGACGACGCTGCGCGCAGTGGTTCCGGTGCCGGTCGCGGAGGCGGTGCAGTCCTCGAAGCAGGTCGCGGGCGGTAGCGTCGACGGCGTCGCGTCCGGGTTCGCGAACGACGTCGAGGATGGCGTGACGTACGTGCTCGGACCGGGCGGGACGGTCGGTGCGATCAAGCGCGAACTCGGGTTCGAGCCGTCGCCGCTCGGCGTGGACGTCTACCGCGACGGCGAGGTCGTCCTCCGGGACGGGACCGAAGCGGAGATCCTAGATGCGCTCGGCGAGGAGAACGTCGTCGTCGTGTCGCCCATCGGCGGCCAGGGGTTCGTGTTCGGGCGCGGCAACCACCAAATATCGCCCGCGGTCATCGAGCGCTCCAGCGTCGAGGTTGTCGCGTCGCCGAGCAAGCTCGACGACGTCGGCGTCCTCCGCGTCGACACGGACGACGAGGCCGTGAACGGGTCGCTGCGGGGCTGGCAGAAGGTCCGCGTCGGCAGGTACGAGCACCGGCTCCTCAAGGTCGTCTGA
- a CDS encoding molybdopterin-binding protein — protein MDVAVVTVGDELLAGETENTNATWLCRRLTERGARVRRVVTLPDDEAAIARVVNEFHAEYDATVVTGGLGPTHDDRTMAGVAVAFGRELAHSEVAEEWLVEHGGYSAGDLVDGTADVPAGARVLHNVEGVAPGAVVESTYVLPGVPAEMRAMFEDVAGEFDGERTYVETVFAAEPESALVDRFERVQTEFDVAVGSYPGDGVRIRVSGPDEAEVDAAVAWLRERVDGGEE, from the coding sequence ATGGACGTTGCCGTGGTCACCGTCGGGGACGAGTTGCTCGCCGGGGAGACCGAGAACACGAACGCGACGTGGCTGTGTCGACGACTCACCGAGCGGGGCGCTCGCGTCCGTCGGGTCGTGACCCTCCCGGACGACGAGGCGGCGATCGCGCGCGTCGTGAACGAGTTCCACGCGGAGTACGACGCGACCGTCGTCACCGGTGGCCTCGGCCCGACGCACGACGACCGGACGATGGCGGGCGTGGCGGTGGCGTTCGGTCGGGAGCTGGCTCACAGCGAGGTCGCGGAGGAGTGGCTCGTCGAGCACGGCGGCTATAGCGCGGGCGACCTCGTGGACGGGACGGCGGACGTGCCGGCGGGGGCGCGCGTCCTCCACAACGTCGAGGGCGTCGCACCTGGTGCGGTCGTCGAGTCGACGTACGTCCTCCCGGGGGTGCCCGCGGAGATGCGGGCGATGTTCGAGGACGTCGCCGGGGAGTTCGACGGCGAGCGCACGTACGTCGAGACGGTGTTCGCGGCGGAGCCGGAGTCCGCGCTCGTCGACCGATTCGAGCGCGTGCAGACGGAGTTCGACGTCGCCGTCGGCAGTTATCCCGGGGACGGCGTCCGCATCCGCGTGTCCGGCCCTGACGAGGCGGAGGTCGATGCGGCGGTCGCGTGGCTCCGCGAACGCGTCGACGGGGGCGAGGAGTAG
- a CDS encoding DUF5803 family protein — protein sequence MARKRLVLAVLALAAMAALAGCTSPFGGGVSEERLNENATYEWNASTDAYVNVTGGQYKAVYDVSGYEGTEFELWRPGIESRNPLPISALKYRYPNGTTVTAENLTVEESGGATVVTLPRSEGQVAFTTRTDEKSLVLPSYLEGSYEVVLPENMRVGFPLFGRVSPGADERTLEGDRVHLRFDELTRTLNVQWYLARDLWLFAGLVALLGVVGTAGVAYYVYQIRQLERKREDLGLDMSGDDDGRDPPPGMG from the coding sequence ATGGCTCGGAAACGCCTGGTGCTCGCGGTGCTCGCGCTCGCAGCGATGGCGGCACTGGCGGGGTGTACGTCGCCGTTCGGCGGTGGCGTGAGCGAGGAGCGCTTGAACGAGAACGCGACCTACGAGTGGAACGCCTCGACGGACGCGTACGTGAACGTCACCGGCGGCCAGTACAAGGCGGTGTACGACGTCTCGGGGTACGAGGGCACGGAGTTCGAGCTCTGGCGGCCCGGCATCGAGTCGCGGAACCCGCTCCCGATCTCCGCGCTGAAGTACCGGTACCCGAACGGGACGACGGTGACGGCGGAGAACCTGACCGTCGAGGAGAGTGGTGGGGCGACGGTCGTGACGCTCCCGCGTTCGGAGGGACAGGTGGCGTTCACGACTCGGACGGACGAGAAGTCCCTCGTGCTGCCGTCGTACCTGGAGGGCTCCTACGAGGTGGTGCTCCCCGAGAACATGCGCGTCGGGTTCCCGCTGTTCGGGCGGGTGTCGCCGGGCGCCGACGAGCGGACGCTCGAGGGCGACCGCGTCCACTTGCGGTTCGACGAGTTGACGCGGACGCTGAACGTCCAGTGGTACCTGGCGCGGGACCTCTGGCTGTTCGCGGGCCTCGTCGCGCTGTTGGGCGTGGTCGGGACCGCCGGGGTCGCCTACTACGTCTACCAGATCAGGCAACTGGAGCGCAAGCGCGAGGACCTCGGGCTCGACATGAGCGGCGACGACGACGGCCGCGACCCGCCGCCGGGGATGGGGTAA
- a CDS encoding DUF2110 family protein, with translation MVVLATKVYVRGDARDRAVDGLTSLVGNELADLDVEFEVGVRNDDFPSVTVSGDDAVVARNVLAEEFGEIDSHMDAGETYVGTFDSWSDEGFVLDAGEDVYVPADEIGLGQGTPSQVRERFGLVQHMPLEFVYGGDGEPSRLSDAQRDELYEWTRGDGRVNVNSATRAEVRATVNRAGHARDIVTVERIGLLEQSIVCKEGTDPPGLLAAIGEYLPAEIRCVIP, from the coding sequence ATGGTCGTTCTCGCAACGAAGGTCTACGTGCGCGGCGACGCTCGGGATCGCGCGGTCGACGGGCTTACGTCGCTCGTCGGGAACGAGCTCGCGGACCTGGACGTCGAGTTCGAGGTCGGCGTGCGCAACGACGACTTCCCGAGCGTCACGGTCTCGGGTGACGACGCGGTCGTCGCGCGGAACGTGCTCGCCGAGGAGTTCGGCGAGATCGACTCGCACATGGACGCCGGAGAGACGTACGTCGGGACGTTCGACTCCTGGAGCGACGAGGGGTTCGTGCTCGACGCCGGCGAGGACGTGTACGTGCCCGCGGACGAGATCGGACTCGGGCAGGGGACGCCGAGTCAAGTCCGCGAGCGGTTCGGGCTCGTCCAGCACATGCCTCTGGAGTTCGTGTACGGCGGCGACGGCGAACCGAGTCGGTTGAGTGACGCGCAGCGAGACGAGCTCTACGAGTGGACGCGCGGCGACGGGCGCGTGAACGTGAACTCGGCGACGCGCGCGGAGGTTCGCGCGACCGTGAACCGGGCCGGGCACGCCCGCGACATCGTGACCGTCGAACGCATCGGACTCCTCGAACAGAGCATCGTCTGCAAGGAAGGCACGGACCCGCCGGGCTTGCTCGCCGCGATCGGCGAGTACCTCCCCGCGGAGATCCGCTGCGTCATCCCGTAG